A single Oncorhynchus mykiss isolate Arlee chromosome 24, USDA_OmykA_1.1, whole genome shotgun sequence DNA region contains:
- the LOC110503683 gene encoding TRPM8 channel-associated factor homolog, with protein sequence MTQTSMSREEAYSALMRGVKELDLNGPNIPSNLVLIGDQAFPLAMNACGQVLMAASFYGRGRVVVLGHEGYLTAFPTLVENALTWLTGSSCDSTTVGVHQSCKAVADNLSHSSLQPKVGGFCEGLGVYVTDAYCVGPEVKELVGFLKVGGGLLIAGQAWSWAEEHPKQNTLLGFPGNKVSSVAGIYFSEHLGELGTLPVPPQIPSNWLAVAIGKDFKDDLEFLLEGVTEFDIQGGAIFSELLVHGPLAFPIGTTKDGRAFLAGAYYGQGRVIVITHEGYLGREQMSPFMLNAVRWLDEGRNGLVGVLPQLGSAHTLLSKSGLPCEKSGFRKELSVYVCTSYSDAQADEIQDFVAEGGGLLIGGHAWYWAQTNPGLNTMTEYAGNHILNKMGLSLMGNTLDAGCYKAPVPGQTCSEGFHFRHLLRRFAGHVTQGETLTEHEEAGLKKLGSDCANYLHMRAHDCASYTSVLAMLTDVLKETGIPQVCHSCPVISAKDHLLLSVGTQVYKVCQDPDALLPYLIKDQPMMPALSNARVRINCNTAGGEEWLSTGLFLSPGMRTYMAMPPQLVNQGWKVQIGCQTDNIGNSNELRRAPVVHERFPIDSEMMQVWNLWGGLLYLIAPPKTQVEGVEVIIQGAVPAPYYKTGVTTPADWAVLRTAPSPWAEMEFENIILTVHSDVVRGLDRPDLVAALWDDIMRGVADLASVPAKFPRKERFVADVQISHGFMHAGYPIMIQSSSVPDLMNPVAARSSGLWGAIHELGHNQQRGVWEFPSHTTECTCNLWSVYVHEEVLGVKRDQAHPNMALANRQSRAEGYAKGGRNLASWDMWVALETYMQLQDQFGWDAFKKVFAAYHTMQNVPNDNKGKMNLYAETFSLAVNRNLAPFFKAWGWPIEPATEEKLSNMPVWSDHPMAQYD encoded by the exons ATGACCCAAACCAGCATGTCCCGTGAGGAGGCCTACTCTGCCCTGATGAGGGGGGTAAAGGAGCTGGACCTCAACGGGCCAAACATACCCAGCAACTTAGTACTGATTGGCGACCAAGCCTTCCCACTGGCCATGAACGCTTGTGGCCAGGTCCTGATGGCTGCCTCATTCTACGGCCGAGGCCGGGTGGTGGTGCTGGGCCACGAGGGCTACCTCACCGCCTTTCCTACCCTAGTGGAGAATGCCCTAACCTGGCTGAcaggctcctcctgtgacagCACTACCGTCGGCGTCCACCAGAGCTGTAAGGCCGTAGCCGACAACCTCAGCCACTCCAGCCTCCAACCCAAGGTGGGGGGCTTCTGCGAGGGCCTGGGAGTGTATGTGACAGATGCGTACTGCGTGGGCCCAGAGGTGAAGGAGCTGGTGGGGTTCCTGAAGGTGGGGGGTGGGCTGCTGATTGCTGGTCAGGCGTGGAGCTGGGCGGAGGAACACCCCAAACAGAACACCCTGCTGGGTTTCCCTGGGAACAAGGTGTCCAGTGTGGCTGGCATCTACTTCTCGGAGCACCTTGGGGAGCTGGGTACTCTCCCTGTGCCTCCACAGATCCCTTCCAACTGGCTGGCTGTGGC GATAGGCAAGGACTTCAAGGATGACCTGGAGTTCCTGCTGGAGGGCGTGACAGAGTTTGATATCCAGGGCGGGGCTATTTTCTCAGAGTTGCTGGTACACGGCCCTCTCGCATTCCCCATCGGCACCACAAAGGACGGCAGGGCCTTTCTGGCCGGGGCATACTACGGCCAGGGCCGAGTCATCGTGATCACTCACGAGGGATACTTGGGCCGAGAGCAGATGTCCCCCTTCATGCTCAATGCCGTGCGCTGGTTAGACGAGGGCCGTAACGGCTTGGTAGGTGTCCTGCCCCAGCTCGGCTCCGCCCACACCCTGCTGAGCAAGTCGGGCCTGCCCTGTGAGAAGAGCGGCTTCAGGAAGGAGCTTAGCGTCTACGTCTGCACCTCCTACAGCGACGCCCAGGCCGATGAAATCCAGGACTTTGTAGCCGAGGGTGGGGGTCTGTTGATCGGGGGCCATGCATGGTACTGGGCCCAGACAAATCCGGGCCTCAACACCATGACAGAGTACGCAGGCAACCACATCCTCAACAAGATGGGCCTCAGCCTGATGGGGAACACTCTGGACGCAGGCTGCTACAAGGCCCCAGTCCCAGGTCAGACCTGCTCCGAGGGCTTCCACTTCCGCCACCTGCTACGCCGCTTTGCCGGCCACGTGACCCAGGGCGAGACGCTGACGGAGCATGAGGAGGCGGGTTTGAAGAAGCTTGGCAGCGACTGCGCCAATTACCTGCACATGCGGGCGCACGACTGTGCCTCGTACACCTCGGTGCTGGCCATGCTCACTGACGTGCTGAAGGAGACGGGCATCCCCCAGGTGTGCCACAGCTGCCCGGTAATAAGCGCCAAGGACCACCTGCTGCTCAGTGTAGGCACGCAGGTGTACAAGGTGTGCCAGGACCCAGATGCCCTACTGCCTTACCTGATCAAGGACCAGCCCATGATGCCCGCCTTGTCCAATGCCAGGGTTAGGATCAACTGTAATACAGCAG gaggagaggagtggctcAGCACTGGTCTGTTCCTTTCCCCTGGGATGAGGACTTACATGGCCATGCCACCACAACTCGTCAACCAGGGCTGGAAG GTCCAGATAGGCTGTCAGACTGACAACATTGGGAATTCAAACGAGCTGAGGCGAGCGCCAGTGGTTCATGAGCGCTTCCCCATAGACTCAGAGATGATGCAGGTGTGGAACCTGTGGGGCGGCCTCCTCTATCTCATCGCCCCTCCTAAGACCCAggtggagggggtggaggtcATCATTCAGGGGGCTGTGCCGGCACCCTACTACAAGACTG gGGTGACCACGCCTGCAGACTGGGCAGTTCTGCGGACCGCCCCGtccccctgggcagagatggagtTTGAAAACATCATCCTGACCGTCCACTCTGACGTGGTCCGAGGTCTAGATCGGCCTGACCTGGTGGCAGCTCTCTGGGATGACATCATGAGGGGGGTAGCTGACCTGGCCTCCGTCCCCGCCAAGTTCCCCCGCAAGGAGCGCTTTGTGGCCGACGTCCAGATCTCCCATG GCTTCATGCATGCAGGCTACCCTATCATGATACAATCATCCTCCGTCCCAGACCTGATGAACCCTGTGGCAGCCCGCAGCTCGGGCCTGTGGGGGGCAATCCACGAGCTGGGCCACAACCAGCAGAGAGGAGTCTGGGAGTTCCCCTCACACACCACTGAGTGCACGTGTAACCTGTGGTCCGTGTACGTGCACGAGGAGGTGTTGGGGGTGAAACGGGATCAGGCCCACCCCAACATGGCGCTGGCCAACCGACAGAGCCGTGCCGAGGGGTACGCTAAAGGGGGCAGGAATCTGGCCAGCTGGGACATGTGGGTGGCACTGGAGACCTACATGCAG CTCCAGGACCAGTTTGGCTGGGACGCCTTCAAGAAGGTGTTTGCTGCCTACCACACCATGCAGAACGTGCCCAATGACaacaagggaaagatgaacctgTATGCTGAGACCTTCTCCCTGGCGGTCAATAGGAACCTGGCTCCCTTCTTCAAGGCCTGGGGCTGGCCCATTGAGCCCGCTACAGAGGAAAAGCTCTCTAACATGCCGGTGTGGAGCGACCACCCTATGGCCCAGTATGACTGA
- the LOC110503684 gene encoding endonuclease domain-containing 1 protein-like: MSVPVALCVLLAGTLSLVEGDVLANFEDIPECVEYFYQGKVPGWGAATPGAARLCQRFYNRYHFATLYDTNHRIAVYSAYRFQPSNGGGREKRWFVEPQLVNLTWGAEMKDGYWLGKDHPGVYLGERQALNEDYTHSGFDRGHLNPNGHHAVPSRNATFTLTNVVPQNPKLNQNAWARHESQLTDLFKAQCAQAYVLVGAIPSTDNWIVKDNVRRVNIPEYIWNAYCCVDNNGEPVRSGGATALNTEQNRVDQRSLLELNGFLQQYSNAPVGELFHNNCQAVPEA; the protein is encoded by the exons ATGTCGGTCCCGGTAGCCCTGTGTGTTCTCCTGGCTGGAACCCTGTCCCTCGTTGAGGGGGACGTGCTGGCCAACTTCGAAGACATCCCGGAGTGTGTTGAGTATTTCTACCAGGGGAAGGTACCGGGCTGGGGGGCTGCCACCCCCGGCGCTGCCCGCCTGTGCCAGCGCTTCTACAACAGGTACCACTTTGCCACGCTGTACGACACCAACCACCGCATTGCTGTGTATTCAGCCTACCGCTTCCAGCCCAGCAACGGAGGAGGCAGGGAGAAGCGCTGGTTTGTGGAGCCACAG CTCGTGAACCTTACGTGGGGTGCAGAGATGAAGGATGGGTACTGGCTGGGGAAAGATCACCCTGGGGTTTACCTGGGCGAGAGACAGGCACTCAATGAGGACTACACCCACTCTGGCTTCGACCGCGGCCATCTCAACCCCAATGGACACCATGCAG TCCCCAGTCGTAACGCCACCTTCACCCTGACCAACGTGGTGCCCCAGAACCCCAAGCTCAACCAGAACGCCTGGGCCCGCCACGAGTCCCAGCTCACCGACCTGTTCAAGGCCCAGTGCGCCCAGGCCTACGTGCTGGTGGGCGCCATCCCCTCCACAGACAACTGGATTGTCAAGGACAACGTCCGACGCGTCAACATCCCCGAGTACATCTGGAACGCCTACTGCTGTGTGGACAACAACGGTGAGCCTGTCCGTAGCGGTGGCGCCACCGCCCTCAACACCGAGCAGAACCGAGTGGACCAGCGCTCGCTGCTGGAGCTGAACGGTTTCCTGCAGCAGTACTCCAACGCGCCAGTAGGGGAGTTGTTTCACAACAACTGCCAGGCAGTGCCCGAGGCGTAG